The window tagaattcgggaagttcggatttgatttggagagaaaattctaaattcagaagctttaagttggaggaattgactaaggattgattttgagtaaacgacctcggaatcgggatttaaaggttctaataggtttgtatgatgattttggacttgggcatatatccGGATCGGGtattggatgacccgggagtatttcggcgcttattacggaaggttggcatttgaaagaatttcataaatttgggttgaagttcatttcaatgttatcgatgtctgtttggaattccgagtctgggaatagctccgtatgatgattctggcCTTAGAAGCGCATCCGaaagtagatttggaggtccgtaggtcattttagggtcatttggcgaaagttgaaaatttggataattttgagaagtttgaccgggagtagactttttgatatcggggccggattctgattccggaagttagagtaggtccataatgtcaattatgacttgaatGCAAAATttaggtttcgacatcgtttgtagaagtttgaagtttcaaagttcattaagtttgaattggagggtggtTCGTGTTTTTAGCGCTGTTTGATGTGATTGAAAGGCTCGACTTAGTCCGtattgtgttttgggacttgttggtaggtttggttgaggtcccgggggtctcgggtggattccggatgatcAACAGATCGGATTTTAAAACGAGCAAATACCAGAAAAATCTGGTTGCTGGTGTAACCGCTTTTGTGAAGGCTTGACCACAGAAGCGGCCTCGTAGAAGCGAGAAGAAGCTCACAGAAGCGACATGGGCAGCCTGGGTATAAGGTCGCAGGAGCGGACTCGAGCAGCGCACTTGCGTGTGCGAAGAAGCGACGCCACTGCCGCAGGTACAGAAGATACGCAGATGCGCTAGGATGTGTCGCACTTGCAATTGCGCAGGAGCGGAagaacttccgcaggtgcgatggacgGCTGACCAGGGAGATTTCGCAGGAGCGAGTtttgtctcgcaaaagcgagaccgcatgtgcgaaaaatatgtccgcagatgcgacgaTTGTTGTGTAGAAGGCTTCTTTAAGTATGtgggtttggccattttccttcatttttcacttggttgggcgatttttggagagcttcaaggggagattttcatcatctatgtcaaggtaagtgattcccacctatttcaagttaaatacttggtttatatatggatttaaacatagaaattagtagaaattggaattttaaagaaaagcctagaaatttgtattcttggattttgatcacgaatttgggcatggaattgggaataaatcatatattcgTGCACaacttaaatatttatgttggatcgggccgtaccacttcagcatgatttgcgcatgattgaatttgttgctttggaatttataataattgatattgcttcattggcctgcGATACAaaatgttaaatgatgaaaataaattttgaaattttctattaacaaaagaattgtttacttacttcaTGTTATTGAGGTTACAACCATTctatacaatccatgcttaattatattatcgatattttattattagtccatagtaagtgtcggagtcggcccctcgtcactacttcttcgaggttagactgcttactgggtacgcattgatttacgtactcatactacacttgctgcacatttttgtgcaggtacatatatgtctagtgaccttgtgggcgcagaggcgcggttattgcggggacttaggtgagctgcattctatactacgatccgcagccagcagagtctccttcagagttatttatatacttttcctgtccaatttgtattccggacggatgctgtattttattttacttcctagttgatgctcatgcacttgtgacaccgggttttgggggtacttATGGGTTGTTCAGTAGGATAGTTGTGGAGACATTTCTATTTACTCTTTAAATTTTATCTCCTATTATTTAATTgaaaaaaattatgatttcaacaatactaaaatgagtaattaagttaatcaattattgttggcttgcctgacagcgtgttaggcgccatcacgacctttaatggattttgagtcgtgatatGATGATTGTAgtctaagagaaagaaaggttcgtaaaccttgtccaactagatgaaattacatgtatgaaagtttggttgttgtaTATGACTATAGAAACCCCATAAGTTCAACGTTTAAtacacatgtaagtgatgataaTGATTACATTACGAATGAGGATTGGACTAATGTTAAAATGcatgtagattttttagaaaaaattcATATTGTTACAAAAGAATTTTcggggcaatattatcctactatttctaactgtttggTTTATATagtagaacttgcaaatttgtttgttTATTTTTCACAtagtggggaaatttatcaacttgctattgattctttGAGAAGAAAGTTTAAAACATATTTTTTTGCCTATTCCCGTTATTTATGGTATTGCTAATTTGTTaaatatttgtatgaaattaggaggtcctcaattttggtatgaaactgtttataaggGTTTAACACTTGAAGATGATGAGGAGCCTAAACTTCCaaaagcaatagcctcaattagaacaAACGCGTAAACTATTTATAATGTTTATCAAGTTGCACCAAATCAGGctagaccaaatattccaactccttcttcttctaattCTCAAtcttctaaaagaactgcgggagtaagaagACTTAGTATTTGGGCGGGGTTTAGGGATTCTTTTAGTTCTAGTAGTAATagtttttcacaactaaatgagcttaaagtttatttgtcgcagaggctcgaggaagtgaatcccgacggtaCCTTTGATATTTTGCAATgatggaaggacaaagaaaaatacttttcgaTTCTTTCAaagatggcccgagacatttaaCTATTCAAACTTCAACAGTAACATCAGAGAGctctttcagtcaagcaagacttcaaatcAGTGATCATAAACAGTCTATGAGGGATATCTTGGAAAAATCAATACTTTTTATAGATTGGATCCGTTCAGAAAGAAGATATTTtagacttgctgaatcacaaccagagatAGACCtaacttatgaagaaatgctagctgaacttgctgaGGATGATACTTCATCCGACAATGGAAGCGGCGATGAACAAGCTACTTTTCTGCCACCACTAACGGAACTTCCTccgaaccttgaaggatttatgaaatttgtaagagatagcTATGGAAATTAATTGCAAGTTTTTAgaatatattaaatattatatttgcaAGTTTGTTTTCCATCACAATAACTTGCAAATTAGGAGTTtaaatttgaattcaaaaattagtatgtaacCTGTATTTTTGGCATTCCTTGATTAGTTCCCTTTTCTTCTCAATGCTGGTATTAACACCTTATTTttctcattccataggggggaggaagactaagaaagatgttgccatatttttttattgctataataaaattacaaggcatagttTTGAATgtatttttacaatatttttgtctctaagttgtatttaattcaaaaaacatTCTTCAAATTATAAGTTTAAATTCAattaaaaaattagtatttaACTTGTATGCAATTTGCAAgtcaaacggtcccaacggcttaATTTGAAAATTAGTCGTTGGCCCAACGACCATAATctgaaaattgtttaaaaatagccacaaaaaaaaattatagtcATTGGACCCATTTAGCCCGGGACCATGAGCTAGTGGGCCCGATCCCGGACTGGTTCCTACAAAAAGCACATTTAGCCTGAGACCGTTTATTTAGGGATTGGACCGGGACCGCGGCCCGCGAGACCATCTCGTTTGGCCCGTTTACGGCCCGGCCAGGTCCGCTTGCCGGCCTTACTTATATAAGAGAAAATTTCGATAAAATAGAATATTAGtaagttttataaaattttctatTGATATCATTTTAGAATTTTTCCCtcattatttgattttattttgttatttatttcgttattattttgattttattttattaatttttacgCATTTGGTTCCCAAACAAATATCCACGCGTCGTGGTTAATTATGTTGATCATCATCGACCTCATCGAACTAAAAAGAAAACAATATCACTTCTCTAATCCTTCTCTTTTATCATCATTCATCTCTCTCTCTGCTGCTGTCTCACTCACTCTTTCTTTCGCCGTCCGGCCGCCGTCCTCCACCTTTTTTCATTTTCCGGTGACTGTCTTCCACGTTCATCCTCTTTAATCCCTCATCCTATCCTCACAGGATGGTGGCTCTTTCAAATTCTTTGCTCTTACCAACAAACCCTTCTCTCCATTTCTCTTCTGGTATTCCTTTATATCTTCCAAATTTTCGTTATTATTATAATTCGCTGTTTTTGCTGCACCCGTTACTAtcttcgtttcaatttatgtgacttTGTTTGGGATGTGACTGTGTTTGATACTTTGATTGGGCACTTAACTTAAGTaagaaataaatatttttagaacTCATAATCTTGAATGATTATGCCATGAGATTCTGTGATTAAAAAAGAATGTCATTAAGAGTAAAATGATAATTTTAAACTGTTTTCAAATAAGGGTATGTTATTTTTGGAAAGAACTAATAAGGAAATAGTGTAAGAAGTAATTTCAATTGTGGTTTATGATTAGTTGGCTTTGAGCTTTACCCGTGTATGCATTAATCAAGCTCCGTAATAGCATATTTGGAAGACTATACAACCTTGAGACCTTAGTTAAGAGCAAATCAAAATGGGCTAGTAGCTACAGACTAGTTGGGATAAACGTTCTTTCTTGTTGTTATACTTATGTTAGGTAGTTTTCTCACTGGAGCTTTTTAGTTAAGAACACAGACTTGTATGTCCGTGTAGGGATAAGTTTTAGATTTATGGAACATCCAGTCTTAAGTAACGCCAATTTGACTATAAGAAATATTCTTGCCTTTCATTTTATAGTTTAAGATGACAAGATTCAAAGGGTATTATTTGTATGTTATACACACCTTTAATTAAGACCACAAGATTCAAAAGTTTTCTTTACATTCTTAAATTTTGTGCCCAGTCAAAATACGACATAAATAGAGGAAGTAATACTTTTCAACTTATCACATCAATTCCTATAAGATCATATGTGTAAGGGCTTTAACGGCAAAAACGGGAGAGTTAAATTTAAagatttttcaaatataaaaaggtGTCAATCTTCttggaattaaaaaaaaaggtGTTGTATAAAATGAATAAGAGAGTATTATATAGTATTGGAATGAGATAGATATGAACAGAGTGGCCTTTAAATATTCATATTGTAGAGTATTCTCTTGATACAGTGACATTTATGCTGTTCCAGCATCATTTTCCAAAATGTTTATTTGAATTCATGCCAGGTGTTTATTTCGATACATTAAAAATAAGAGGTCCTTATAAAATTCAACAACCTTCTCTACTTCTTATTCAATTAATTTTAAGCATAACATCTGAATGCAAATTGTTGGATAAAAAATGGATTGTGTGTGTTTTGTTCAAATTATTTGCGGAACTGCGTGAAGCTAAAAGTACTCATGACAAATAAGATTGGTTTAGTCATACATGGCACGGTCAGTTGTTGCATTGATGACTCTCTCTTTCAACCAAACCTAGATGAGTAATGTGGCATAAGTCCGGTAACTTTATCAATGTGCTAGGCTCTAGTTTGAAGTCAGCAGACCAAAGTGTCAGTGGCACCATCAAGTTGGCCTTCAGTCCAAGGAGTAGAGGAAAATCATCCTCATCTAGAAGTTCATTGACCGTTCAAGCAGGATATAGgtatttcttctcttattctcatGTGCTCTAGTTGTATGCAACATATACATTGATGTTGCATCACCTTTCTTTTGTTTGGTGGTCAGTAGTCCTTCGATAGATTATAATTTCATCTTAATAAGTTAATGTTAGCGTTGATTAGACCAAATCAATTGAAAAGTTCAATCCCTGATAAATGGACCCTCTGTCTGATCATGTTTGAATTAGTTTGATCCGACAGTTATTCTGCAAAACTGTGAATCCAATTTGGCTCTTTCCATTTAAATAGGAAAAAGAAAACTGTACTTTTGTTTCTTTCACGCATTGGTGATCCACCGACAGGAGAAAATATCTTATGGGATGTTTCTCTTTCTTGTTAATTGGCAGTGATGGTGGAAGGCCAGGCAATACCAGAATCTTTGTTGGTGGCTTTCTTTTAGGAGGAGTAATCATTGGTGCACTTGGTTGTATCTATGCGCCTCAGGTAAAAGTGCAGTAGCACTTGTATTGGTCACCGCCTTTGGTCGTCTTTGCTCTAAAAATACTTGTGAATGTTGCTTCATCACTTCTTAATATAAAGACGACCAAAGGCGGTGACCTTTTCCGTATTGGTCACCGTCTTTGTTCGTCTTTGCTCTAAATGCCTTTTCCGAATTTCTTCTCTCTTGCTGTACGTGGGAGGGGTAAGATGACTGCCCTTTAATTTCTCTTTTACAGATTAGCAAGGCATTAGCTGAAACAGATAAGAAGGACCTCATGAGAAAATTGCCCAAATTTATATATGATGAAGAAAAAGCATTGGAGGTAGGCTGGTATTCTGcatgtctctttttttttttttgggtggggtggggtggggggtgaGGGAGTGTGTGTATATgtcgttttcttttcttttttgtgtgACTGTACACACTCGCACACACATACACTTATGTATGTTTATCGGAATCCTATGTTCTGGTTGAATGAATATAGTCCGCTTAGGTGTAACTACCTGTCGCTTTCAAGTCTACGTTAATGATTTTGGTCAGCAAAGATTTGGTGCTTTCCAAAATCCTATGGATGGACACTCAAATGGTAGTACCTCTGTATTTTAACCAGCTATTGGTATCCGTTGTGATTATTTCTCCTGTGTAGTATTCTTGTGGGAGAAAGGGGTAATTGTGTAGATTGTTGATCTATGTTTAGCTCTATAATGGAGTCATGAACTTGTAGACAAATTACTCTTCAAGAGATGTAAAAGCTAGAGAAGATACTCCGGAACCAGTGTGCTGCAAGGATTTGAAGCAGCCAATTGAGTGTCTTCTACTTTTAGAACTAAAATTTCGCTTGAATTCTACTTAAATGATGTTTGACAATCCTTTTTAGAAATCTTTAGGGTAACTGTATGCAGATGCTATTCTTGGTCTTTTAATTACCTAGTTAGGTGATTTATACAAATGTTTTGTGCTTCTTGATTTATCTATCTTTTTATAAAGGCTTGTTGCATCAAAACTGTCACCTTTATTTGATTTTGTTACTTTGCTCGAGTCATATAGCTTCCGAAGAATACCCTATCCCCAAAAAATGAAATATTTCTGAGGACTAAAACTTGCCTCTCCTAAGGCATATTAAGATCAAACCAGCAGCTGAAGACAATAAATAGAAGTACGTCTTGTTCATTAACATCTCGGAAATATTCCACCATAGTTAGGGCAGTCAAACCAACTCTCATACGAGCTCCACGTGGTTCATTCATCTGACCGTAAACTAGGGCTACTTTTGATTCTGCAATATTTTTTTCATTAATCACTCTAGATTCTTTCATTTCCATGTAAAGTTCATTTCCTTCCCGAGTACGTTCACCTACTCCGCCAAATACGGATACGCCGAGCTATTCTTGTTTCTGTTTCAAGTTCTTCTCATGTATGGATGCTGTTTTCTCTGCAGAAACAGCGCAAGATACTAACGGAGAAGATTGTTCAGCTGAACGACGCTATTGATGACATTTCCAACCAATTGAGGTCGGGAGACGCACAAAATGGAGTTGCTGTGAACCTAGATGAAGTTGAAACAATTCTATAAGAACACTTCTATTGGTTTCATGTGAAGGGATAAACTTCCACAAGACATTGAGATATTCCAAGAGCATTCCTGGTTGTGGTTTTAGAATATCCTTAGTGCTGCTATGAAATGTGCAAACAAAGGAATAAAATGTGAATCTTTATTATGTTTCTGATATGTACCGCAGCTTCAAACTCTAATATTTGCGCTTATGCAATCCTTTTTACCTCACTGCCTTGGTAATCCCTCTctgtttatttttctttataatgCTGGTACTGCGCCCGGTTAAGTGCACTTCGATTATTTCATTGGGTATCTTCTACCTCCACGATTGTTTTTCGGTATCTGCCAACTCCCACGAGCACAAGTACCGTCCATCAAGCTTAGGCAGATGGGAAAAAAATCACCTAGCAAGTTTTAATTAGGTCATTCTACCTTGGTACATTTTcggtcttttttgttttttttttttctcttccttTTGCAGTAAATCTTTGTTATACTTCCTTGGTAAGTTGTCAATGAGATAAGACATGCAATAACCTCTTGAAATGAATTGCCAGTTGAATGTTCTTTGGtcaagttttatttttttttaaaaaggtgaTTCGTTGAATAACAGAGGACCACTGGTGTTTTACGGATAGCGCCATTTTGTTATTAGACCAGTACTTCTATTATCCTTCTGCAAGTCCATACCTAAATCGTCCCGTCCTCTAATGAATGGACATTGGTATTGTTCTTGTACTAGTTCTCCAGTTAGCCAGAATAATGTCAATGTAAAAGTTAAAAGAAATATGGAATATTCCCTCTCGATCATTTTATATGAAGGTGTTTGACTGAGCACGAActtcaaaaaagaaagaaactatTTTTGAAATTTATGGTCTTAAACATGTCATGATATTTTTGTGTTTATAAAATCATGTCTTTTTGAAGAAAGCAAAATTGTTTCTAAATGTATAAAAATGTTTCTTTCTGAAGAAACTAAAAAAGAAAGGGTGCATACATGACTTGCCTCGTGTAGTAACATAGCATATGTTGCTATCACTTGCCTCTTTGTCATGCATTTCCCCACTGTAAAATGCTGGGAAGAATGTGTTCCCACAATTATGGTAAAGAGATAAATGGATTTTGCAGCAATCTGTGGTTGAGATTGTGATGAAGGTGGAAGATACATACATGAGGACATCATCTTATCTCTTATCAATATTGATATATGCACCACTCATTCCTTGAACCTCAATTGCAACCATGACTTGATTTTTGAACATTATAAGGATAAATGGTGGAGAGAAAACCTTAACttaaaagtgtatatatatatagcaaaGGATTTAAGTAGTTTTTATCAATACCATTTAGTTTCAGCCATGGCTTCTCATGCAGCTTTGGCTCCTTCAAGAATTCCCACAAGCACAAggcttccctccaagaactcacAGTCTTTCCCTACTCAATGCTTCTCCAAGGTCTTACTTAAAATAGAATCTTTCTCCTTTCAATGAATGTGCATGGAATTTCTTTGCAATTATAGGCTTTCTGAATTAACTTgtttttgtagaaatttgaagtagCCGAGTTCTCTGGTCTTCGATCAAGTGGATATGTGACATTTTCGAATAGGGAGTCATCCTTATTTGATGTTGTGTCTGCTCAACTCACTCCCAAGGTAATTATATACTGTCAGCTCTATTTTAGACAGCCAAGCAAAACATTAAGACGTCACAGGCTGTTGATATATTCTTATCGCCACAGAAATGTCATTGAcatgtttaagaccacaagttccagaagtctttctttctcctTAAACTGCATGCGCAATCAAACACTGACATATAGAATGAAACAGAGTAGTAGTATTCTATAACTGTTTTTCTGGAGCTCATCTAATTCTATCCCAAATTAGACCACAGGATCAGCTCCTGTGAAGGGAGAAACTGTTGCAAAATTGAAGGTTGCTATCAATGGGTTTGGACGCATTGGCAGGAATTTCCTCCGTTGTTGGCATGGCCGCAAAGATTCACCACTGGATGTCATCGTCGTCAATGACAGTGGTGGTGTCAAGAATGTGAGTACTATTCCAAACTCTATTCTTTTCCTTCAATAAATAAACTGATTAATAGCAGTTTGCTGGCTTTACTATCAAAGTTTTCCTAGTCCTGTATTAAAAGGTACTGCAATATTATATTAATGCAGGCATCTCACTTGCTTAAGTACGATTCCATGCTCGGAACATTCAAGGCTGATGTGAAAATAGTGGATAATGAAACCATTAGCGTTGACGGAAAGCACATCAAGGTTGTCTCTAGCAGGGACCCTCTTAAACTTCCTTGGGCTGAACTTGGCATTGACATTGTTATTGAGGTAAACTAGTTACTCTCAATTCTGATAATCCGAAAGCTCTTTAGACAGGTTATCTGCCTTTTATGATAATCCCAATAACTTCATGTTTTGATCTTTTAACCCAAAATGGGGAAGCAAAGAAGAAACCGAAAAAAGTCATGTCATTCTATATATTGATATTCAATTATTCCTATTTCCTGCTAATTTTAGAAGTCATTAGCACGTCCAGTAGCTCTAGATATCATAGTAATCACATAATTGACATGTAGAGTATCTTAATTCATCCCCATCATAACATTTGAGTGTTGCATATCTATGTTGCTCGGTTCCTTCAAAAATGTTGCCGGGAATGTGTTGGATCCTCCAAAAGTTATTCAGTTTTGGAGGTTCCAACACAGGCGCAGTGGCATATTTGGAGGATCCGAGCAACATAGCTGGATATCCTACCCTGAGCTTATGTCTTCCACCTATCTCCTTCAATCCCATCATCACCTTAGTTTCTTAACTAGATTAAATCAACCAGGATTGAATTGTGTTGACATTGATCCTGATCAATAAGGGCCCAGCATCCACAAGATGCCGAATCCTGAGAAAAGGTGCTAAATAAGCTATGTATTTATGTTGTTTGAAACTCCAGGGAACCGGTGTGTTTGTTGATGGTCCGGGTGCTGGGAAGCACATCCAAGCTGGTGCTAAGAAAGTTATCATCACTGCTCCAGCAAAAGGTGCTGATATTCCTACCTATGTTGTTGGAGTGAACGAACAAGACTACTCTCACGAGGTTGCTAATATCGTAAGGTCAGTGCTTCAGTGTATGAATGATGAATTTATTGTTCAAGAAGGTGGTCATCAAATGTTCCAATTCTGAAAGTTTCATTACTTTACAAATGCAGCAATGCCTCTTGCACTACTAACTGCTTGGCTCCTTTTGTCAAAGTCATGGATGAAGAATTCGGTAAGCAGCAGATCATTTTAGACATATATCACCCGTATCACAACCACATTAATACTGTTGAAACATTGTTTACTTTTCTACGGTTTGGAATTATGTTTGACTATTTCCATTCGCTTTGAAGGTATTGTTAAGGGTACAATGACAACAACTCACTCTTACACCGGAGATCAGGTAAGAATACACGCTATTGAATAGAAATCTGTGAAACCTGCACCTTCCTATGGTGCTTTCTTGTCAAATGACAATTAGTCTTAAATATGTTTGATTATAAATGTTGTATGCAGAGGCTTCTGGATGCTTCACACCGTGACTTGAGGAGAGCGAGAGCTGCAGCGTTGAACATAGTCCCGACCAGCACTGGTGCAGCCAAGGCCGTGTCTCTAGTGCTACCCCAGCTCAAGGGCAAGCTCAATGGCATTGCTCTCCGAGTGCCAACACCTAATGTTTCGGTCGTTGACCTCGTTGTCAACGTTGAGAAGAAAGGAATTTCAGCTGAAGATGTCAATGCAGCTTTCAGAAAGGCAGCTGACGGTCCATTGAATGGCATATTGGCTGTTTGTGATGTTCCACTCGTGTCAGTTGATTTCCGATGCAGTGATGTTTCCTCCACCATCGACTCCTCTTTGACCATGGTTATGGGAGACGACATGGTCAAGGTTGTCGCTTGGTATGATAACGAGTGGGGATACAGGTAAACTTAGCACAAAACTTTGCGAGCTTATACCACCAGCCTGAAAACTGTTTTGCATAAGCAATCAAtattaaacacacacacacacaagtaTATATCCTTGATTAACCGGTGATCGTACTTGGTAAAATTGCAGCCAACGTGTGGTTGACTTGGCTCATCTGGTAGCAAGCAAATGGCCTGGTTCATCTGTGGAAGGAAGTGGAGACTCCTTGGAGGACTACTGCAAGACTAACCCTGCTGACAAGGAGTGCAAAGTCTACGA is drawn from Nicotiana tomentosiformis chromosome 12, ASM39032v3, whole genome shotgun sequence and contains these coding sequences:
- the LOC104119701 gene encoding uncharacterized protein, which codes for MVALSNSLLLPTNPSLHFSSGSSLKSADQSVSGTIKLAFSPRSRGKSSSSRSSLTVQAGYSDGGRPGNTRIFVGGFLLGGVIIGALGCIYAPQISKALAETDKKDLMRKLPKFIYDEEKALEKQRKILTEKIVQLNDAIDDISNQLRSGDAQNGVAVNLDEVETIL
- the LOC104119702 gene encoding glyceraldehyde-3-phosphate dehydrogenase B, chloroplastic-like; the protein is MASHAALAPSRIPTSTRLPSKNSQSFPTQCFSKKFEVAEFSGLRSSGYVTFSNRESSLFDVVSAQLTPKTTGSAPVKGETVAKLKVAINGFGRIGRNFLRCWHGRKDSPLDVIVVNDSGGVKNASHLLKYDSMLGTFKADVKIVDNETISVDGKHIKVVSSRDPLKLPWAELGIDIVIEGTGVFVDGPGAGKHIQAGAKKVIITAPAKGADIPTYVVGVNEQDYSHEVANIVSNASCTTNCLAPFVKVMDEEFGIVKGTMTTTHSYTGDQRLLDASHRDLRRARAAALNIVPTSTGAAKAVSLVLPQLKGKLNGIALRVPTPNVSVVDLVVNVEKKGISAEDVNAAFRKAADGPLNGILAVCDVPLVSVDFRCSDVSSTIDSSLTMVMGDDMVKVVAWYDNEWGYSQRVVDLAHLVASKWPGSSVEGSGDSLEDYCKTNPADKECKVYE